The following are encoded in a window of Planctomycetaceae bacterium genomic DNA:
- a CDS encoding 3-deoxy-7-phosphoheptulonate synthase, which yields MELTDNLNIKGFKPLITPDDLKKKLPLSDETAHLVAQSRKIIQSILTGEDKRRIVITGPCSLHDKKATFDYAQKLKKLQDAFANKLLIVMRTYFEKPRTTLGWKGMLYDPGLDGSYEIEEGICRAREILLEIGKIGLPCATEFLDPIVPQYFADLISWAAIGARTAESQIHRQMASGLSMPIGFKNSTDGNLSAAVDAVKAAASPHSFLGIGRNGQVIIAETTGNKFGHIVMRGGTDGPNYTAEYVAFAGVMLQKAGISNGVIIDCSHANSNKDYRLQRNALIDVAMQMKTGTKLISGVMLESFITEGSQRPDKVEKLVYGKSLTDGCIGWDETQELVSVFADAVKS from the coding sequence ATGGAACTGACAGACAATCTAAATATTAAAGGTTTTAAGCCGCTCATAACGCCGGACGATTTGAAGAAAAAACTTCCGCTCTCGGACGAAACAGCGCACCTTGTCGCTCAAAGCAGGAAAATCATCCAGTCGATTTTGACCGGCGAAGACAAAAGGCGAATCGTAATAACCGGCCCCTGCTCGCTGCACGATAAAAAAGCAACTTTTGATTACGCACAAAAACTAAAAAAACTTCAGGATGCGTTCGCAAATAAACTGTTGATTGTAATGCGGACATATTTTGAAAAACCGCGCACGACACTCGGCTGGAAAGGTATGCTCTACGACCCCGGCCTTGACGGCTCATACGAGATTGAAGAAGGAATTTGTCGCGCACGTGAAATATTGCTCGAAATCGGCAAAATTGGTCTGCCGTGCGCTACTGAATTTCTCGACCCGATTGTGCCGCAGTACTTTGCTGATTTAATTTCATGGGCGGCGATTGGCGCGCGAACCGCCGAGTCGCAGATTCACCGCCAGATGGCAAGCGGTTTATCTATGCCGATTGGTTTTAAAAATTCAACGGATGGAAATCTTTCTGCCGCTGTTGACGCTGTGAAAGCCGCAGCGAGTCCCCATTCATTTTTGGGAATCGGACGCAACGGTCAGGTTATAATCGCTGAAACCACTGGAAATAAATTCGGCCATATAGTTATGCGAGGCGGCACCGACGGCCCGAATTACACCGCCGAGTATGTCGCTTTCGCGGGCGTTATGCTCCAAAAGGCGGGAATATCAAACGGCGTTATCATTGATTGCAGCCACGCAAATTCAAACAAGGATTACAGGCTCCAGCGTAATGCGTTAATTGATGTAGCGATGCAGATGAAAACCGGAACGAAATTAATCAGCGGCGTTATGCTCGAAAGTTTCATTACCGAGGGCAGCCAAAGGCCGGACAAAGTCGAGAAACTTGTTTACGGCAAATCGCTTACCGACGGCTGCATAGGCTGGGACGAAACACAGGAACTCGTCAGCGTTTTCGCCGACGCCGTTAAATCATAA
- the cysK gene encoding cysteine synthase A, with translation MLTDNILDLIGNTPLIRLKGETIYAKAEFLNPGGSIKDRVALAMLEGAERDGRLKANSIIVEPTSGNTGIGIALVGRLKGYKVIIVMPENMSEERKKLIKALGAELILTPAKKSIGGAVEKVKQMAAEDKHIFVPQQFENPDNPRVHYEQTAVELWRQMSGDVNCFVAGVGSGGTLQGIGKFLKEHRKDIKIVAVEPKNVSALLGHEPGLHQIQGIGDGFIPAVLDVSIVDEVVEVTDEDAIETTRQLGNSFGLLVGISSGANVWAARQLAKKYKGNIATVLPDRAERYFSTALL, from the coding sequence ATGCTTACGGACAATATTCTTGACCTAATTGGCAACACGCCGTTAATCAGGCTTAAAGGCGAAACTATTTATGCTAAGGCGGAGTTTCTTAATCCCGGCGGAAGTATAAAAGACAGGGTGGCGCTGGCCATGCTCGAAGGGGCAGAACGCGACGGCAGGCTAAAAGCAAATTCCATCATTGTCGAACCTACCAGCGGAAACACCGGCATTGGCATCGCGCTTGTCGGCAGGCTTAAAGGCTACAAAGTCATCATCGTAATGCCGGAGAATATGAGCGAAGAACGCAAGAAACTTATAAAAGCGCTTGGAGCAGAGCTTATTCTTACTCCTGCAAAAAAGAGCATCGGCGGAGCGGTAGAAAAAGTAAAACAAATGGCCGCAGAGGATAAACACATATTTGTTCCGCAGCAATTTGAAAATCCTGACAATCCGCGAGTCCACTATGAACAGACGGCAGTCGAACTCTGGCGGCAAATGAGCGGCGATGTAAACTGTTTTGTCGCAGGCGTAGGCAGCGGAGGCACATTACAGGGTATCGGAAAATTCCTTAAAGAACACAGGAAAGACATAAAAATAGTAGCCGTTGAACCAAAAAATGTAAGCGCATTGCTTGGGCACGAGCCGGGACTGCACCAGATTCAGGGGATTGGAGACGGTTTCATACCAGCGGTGCTCGATGTCTCAATCGTTGACGAAGTGGTTGAAGTTACGGATGAAGACGCTATCGAGACAACAAGGCAGTTAGGCAATTCATTCGGCCTGCTTGTCGGAATTTCATCCGGCGCAAATGTGTGGGCTGCGCGTCAGCTTGCAAAAAAATATAAAGGCAACATCGCAACTGTCCTTCCGGACAGAGCGGAAAGATATTTCAGCACCGCTTTGTTATGA
- the lepB gene encoding signal peptidase I, giving the protein MTESKKSKTAESIANTFEWIITAFVLAFVFRAFVLEAFRIPTGSMADTLMGDHFRMRCTQCGYKYEYNFNPYVQQRYALAGGYYKPYPLPRCPSCGYYESPDMMAVKSNGDRILVFKSLYQFVEPKRWDVFVFKNPTEPKINYIKRLIGKPGETVEVIDGDVYIDGKLARRPAKVRQEHWMPVYNNNFQPIQPLEGRFNEHGWQQPFTNEPNSQWQWQTAQPLEFTLATDADKINTMFYDTQKGNDFRATYAYDNPGAYPYMPFCSDLMMKLAVKQSSTGVMGIALSKYKTSYKASLDSDGTMRIVKIAEDGNAVELAKKQISVAFTDKYVPVSFSDSDHLLAFEVAGEKLVFDLGTEPNDAGPRFAEIAPTAAFFGSGNLTINDVQLYRDIYYMSNAGTQPVLRAGEGNPFTLGQDEFFACGDNSPDSYDSRLWSSEGIGNNGISYRMGIVPRDYLVGKAFFVYWPGGFRPGNFKLAIIPNVGRMRFIYGGE; this is encoded by the coding sequence ATGACAGAATCGAAAAAAAGTAAGACCGCCGAATCGATTGCGAATACTTTTGAATGGATTATCACCGCTTTTGTGCTGGCGTTTGTGTTCAGGGCGTTTGTGCTCGAGGCGTTCCGCATTCCAACCGGCAGTATGGCCGACACGCTAATGGGCGATCATTTCCGTATGCGATGCACTCAATGCGGTTATAAATATGAGTATAATTTCAATCCTTACGTTCAGCAGCGTTATGCTTTAGCCGGCGGATATTACAAACCTTATCCCCTGCCCAGATGCCCAAGCTGCGGATATTACGAAAGCCCTGATATGATGGCCGTTAAGTCCAACGGCGACAGAATACTCGTCTTCAAGAGTCTGTATCAATTTGTCGAGCCAAAGCGATGGGACGTGTTTGTCTTCAAGAACCCCACTGAGCCGAAGATTAATTACATTAAAAGACTCATCGGCAAACCCGGCGAAACAGTCGAGGTAATCGACGGCGACGTATATATCGATGGCAAGCTTGCTCGCAGACCTGCGAAAGTCCGGCAGGAGCATTGGATGCCGGTCTACAATAATAATTTTCAGCCGATACAGCCGCTCGAAGGCAGATTCAATGAACATGGCTGGCAGCAGCCTTTCACGAACGAGCCAAATTCACAATGGCAATGGCAGACTGCCCAACCGTTGGAGTTTACACTGGCCACCGATGCGGACAAAATCAATACAATGTTTTATGATACTCAAAAAGGAAATGATTTCCGCGCAACCTATGCTTATGACAATCCGGGAGCGTATCCGTATATGCCGTTTTGCAGCGATTTGATGATGAAATTAGCTGTCAAACAAAGCAGTACCGGCGTAATGGGAATCGCCCTTTCAAAGTATAAGACCTCATACAAGGCGTCGCTTGATTCAGACGGTACGATGAGAATTGTGAAAATCGCTGAAGATGGAAACGCTGTCGAGCTTGCAAAAAAACAAATCTCCGTTGCGTTTACGGATAAATATGTCCCTGTCAGCTTTTCAGATTCAGACCATTTGCTTGCGTTTGAAGTCGCCGGCGAAAAACTTGTGTTCGACCTCGGAACAGAGCCGAATGATGCCGGTCCGCGATTTGCTGAAATTGCGCCGACGGCGGCTTTCTTCGGCAGCGGAAATTTGACTATCAATGATGTACAGCTTTACCGTGACATTTATTATATGAGCAATGCTGGAACACAGCCTGTTCTTCGTGCCGGCGAAGGAAATCCTTTCACACTCGGTCAGGACGAATTTTTCGCGTGCGGCGATAACAGTCCCGACAGTTACGACTCAAGACTCTGGTCGTCTGAAGGAATCGGCAACAATGGCATTTCGTATCGGATGGGCATTGTGCCGAGAGATTATCTGGTAGGAAAAGCGTTTTTTGTTTATTGGCCGGGCGGTTTTAGACCGGGAAATTTCAAACTCGCGATTATCCCCAATGTCGGCCGTATGCGATTTATTTATGGCGGTGAATAA